The nucleotide window ATATTATCAACGCAGTAATAAATAACCAGTGCCGCATCTATATCTTTAATAAGAGCCTGAGCCAGCGGTGTGGGTAAAAAAGTAACAATAACCGGATTATGAAAATGCGCGGACCGCATCCATTGCTTTACTGATCTCGACAAAACAAATCTATTGAGGCCTCTCGCAACACGGGAATAAGGGAATGGAAGAAACAAAGGTGAAAAAACCGTCAACCCGGGCTGTACTTCACGAAATCCACGAACACTTTTCACCCAGTTGATAATACGCTCACGCACACGTCCAATATCAGCAAGCCTTGGACCGCGAGCACCGGTATTCTCAACAAATAGCACCCTGTTGCCCTCACCTATCATAGATGTAGCTAACTGATGATGCATCTGCCAATGCGTCGACCAATCTATGGAAGAAATAATGACGACATTATTGTTTTTCATAAAGAAAATAGTTTATCAACCCGAACAAAAGGCTCAGCAATGTGATGCGGAAAACATCAGTCAACCTGTTTAATATTCAGCGGATCCTTACTACGCCAGCGATACCAATCCCAGTCTCCGGCAATTTTTTGTCGAAAAATTTTCTCATTGTCTTCGCTTAAAATAACACAGCGATTCAACATTAACGGTTCGCGTGAACCCTGGTTAATATCAAATCGGCTACAGGTGGCGAGTTGATAGCCTGCAGACAACGCTGCATCCCTCACCCTCCGGTCGGAAGAGCCATAAGGATAGGCCAGAGCTGTAACAGAGCGGCCGATCAGATCCTCAAGATAGCGCCTGCTTTCCCCCAGCTCAGCACGCAGTTGATTATCGGAACAATGATTCAGGTGACAGTGTGTACAGCCATGTGAACCAATAATCACACCCGGCAGTTGGGCTAATTGCTTCAACTCTCCAGGTGACAAAAAGCCGGGTTCATGATTACGAATAAAACTACTTGTGACAAAAACAGTAAAAGGAATGCTTCTTTCAACAAGCAGAGGAGCTGCAGTATTCAGATTGTCTGCATAACCATCATCAAAGGTGACTGCAATGTGCATATCACTCTTCGGAATCAGTAATGGCTGGAGCGGAACTGTTACCATTCCGGCAAGACTATCCAAATGCTCTCGAAAACGCTTTTCAGATATGGTGTGCAGACCAAGCTTATCGCCAAAGACAAGAGAGCCAACTGAATGGTACATCAATATCCGTAAACCTGAACGGACACGTTCATCTCTTCGGACTATTGCCGCACCGTTAGCAATAGATTGCATCACAAAACCTTTCCAACTCATGAATATCCGCGCCAAGCGATGATTCGATTTGCTATAACATGGAAAACAGAAGGCCTGGAATACTCCCACTCACCGAGATATTCAAGATCTTTCGCACCGGTTCCTCGTTTAAAATCATACACGCCGGCATTATTTACGGGGTCAACCCCGCCCATATCATACCATT belongs to Candidatus Chlorobium masyuteum and includes:
- a CDS encoding polysaccharide deacetylase family protein → MSWKGFVMQSIANGAAIVRRDERVRSGLRILMYHSVGSLVFGDKLGLHTISEKRFREHLDSLAGMVTVPLQPLLIPKSDMHIAVTFDDGYADNLNTAAPLLVERSIPFTVFVTSSFIRNHEPGFLSPGELKQLAQLPGVIIGSHGCTHCHLNHCSDNQLRAELGESRRYLEDLIGRSVTALAYPYGSSDRRVRDAALSAGYQLATCSRFDINQGSREPLMLNRCVILSEDNEKIFRQKIAGDWDWYRWRSKDPLNIKQVD